The following nucleotide sequence is from Micromonospora sp. WMMD1120.
GCACCAGTAGGTGACGTTCTTGCGCGGCGCGGGTTGGTGCCGCTCGTCCGGGCGCATGGGCGCGGACCCGACCCGGGCGCCCCTGATGATGTTGCCACTCGGCACGGCTGCTCGCTCCTGTCGTCGGAGGGGACCCGCCGACTTCGGGGGTGGAGCGGCGGGCGACGCGGTGCAGCGGAGAAAAGTCTGCGCGCGGCCCGTCGAGTGACGGACCGCGCGCAGATTGTACGACTTGACGAGCCTGCTCAGGCGCCGCTGTTCATCTGGAGGCGTAGCCAGAGCCCGAGCCCGACGATCGCGGCGAACCAGACGACGCTCACCAGGACGGTGTAGCGGTCCAGGTTCTTCTCCGCGACCGAGGAGCCGGCGAGGCTGGAGCTGACGCCACCACCGAACATGCTCGACAGACCGCCACCCTTGCCGCGGTGCAGCAGGATCAGCAGCGTGAGCAGAATGCTCGTGATGACCAGCAACACGATCAACGTGTATGCGAACCAGATCGGCATGGCTGGGGTCAGTTCCTCTCGTAGCGATCCTCGCCCGGTCTGATCGGGCACGGTGGCACCGACCGGCGGACGGGCGGTGTCAAGGATACCGAGCGATCAGCGAACGAGGTGCTCCGGGAACCTGCAGATCTGCGCGAATTCCTCCGCGTCCAGGCTGGCGCCCCCCACCAGGCCCCCGTCCACGTCCGGCTGGGCCATGATCGAGGCGACGTTCGACGCCTTGACCGAGCCGCCGTAGAGGACGCGTACCTGGTCG
It contains:
- the secG gene encoding preprotein translocase subunit SecG, whose protein sequence is MPIWFAYTLIVLLVITSILLTLLILLHRGKGGGLSSMFGGGVSSSLAGSSVAEKNLDRYTVLVSVVWFAAIVGLGLWLRLQMNSGA